From the Pyrenophora tritici-repentis strain M4 chromosome 5, whole genome shotgun sequence genome, the window ATGTCACACATTACCAAGGCTTCTTTCATCATATTAGTCGGCTAGCGAGGCCGGCTGGCTTGATAAGTCGTGCGCGTGTGCAGTGCCCCATAGGTATCCACTCGGCCAGACAATCTCAAacagagatgtcaacaagcaagtcaagctggcttgattcttatcgattgcagatcacagacaatatagaggctcgtgcacagtggcacgtcccagagaatggtctgtgatctgcaatcgataagaatcaagccagcttgacttgcttgttgacatctctgaTCTCAAAGAACACCACCCAAGTCCGATGATCATAGCGTAGTCTTGGTGTTAGGGCACTCTGAGAGTCACCCTACTGTATACATACATGATGAAAGAAGCCATGTTCAACCGTACCATAAATCGAAATCAACAAAGAGAACTAGCGCCTGGTCGAACCAAGTTCCACAGTCAAGGCTGCCTGGTAGACCTAATTTTTTCAGAGTACCAGCATATTTAATTTGAGACAAAAGTACTGAACACCACGAAAGAACTGCCTCATAGCCGTCACCTCTCTATCGGAACTGTGATTTATCGCGTGTACAAAATGTCTTCCTACTGTGTCGAATCAGCAAGTAAGTATTATCAGTCTTCTATTCCGACACGACTACTCTCGACATTCGGCGACAGTCCAACAAATGCAGAGCTGACGGATCGTGCTAGGAACCACACCTCCCCAGTCCTCAGTAGACGACGAGAAGGACCCATCTACCCACGCAAAAGTCGAGAATGCTGGAGAGGTCGTGACACGAACTCAGCAGTGGAGAATCTTGTCTTCGACGTGCCTGGTGGCGATCACGGTAATAGGTTCGTACTTTGTTCTTTCCTTGCGCAATTCAATCTCGTGACTGACAAGTACAGGTCTCAACCAAACATTCGGCGTCTTCCAAGCATATTATGGGCGTCAAAAGTCTGTCCAGGAGGGCGTACTTGCCGGAGACGACTTCCTAAACCGCCCTTTGATCTCCACCGTCGGGTCCATGAGCAGTGGAGGACTCGTTGCCGCTTTTGGAATATTCTACTACCCCTATTTGCCTGTATTGGGATGTCATGTCAGGTCCCTATGTGCGGCCGCTACCGCCTTTGTCACGCTGGGCTTTTTCGGAGCATCAATGAGCCACAATGTAAGGACAGTCGTGTGTCTATGATGATACATTATACTGACTCGTCCGTAGTTGGCCTCAATCATCGGGTGCCAGGGAACGTTGGTCGGTATTGGGTCTGGCATCCTTATTTACGTCCTCGGGCCCATTCTGCCAGAGTACTTTCCGCAACGAGGCGGCCTAGCTCAGGGTGTCATGTATGCATGTAAGAGCCTCGCACATACTCTATCAAAGTCCTGCTAACATACATAGCTGCCGCTCTGGGGGGCATGATATGGTCCTTCGCGTTGACAGGGCTACTCGAAACGGTCGGTATCCGCTGGACACTAGGAAGCGTCGCCTTGGTGAACATGGTCATCTTGGGTATTGCAAGTGTGCTCGCTCTCCCACCCCGACGCTTCAAAAAGCGCAGCACGCACATTATTGGTTGGAAGACGATTCGCGATCCACTTTTCCTCTCTCTCGCGATTGTGAACCTCACACAACCATTGGTCTTGACACTTCCCATGGGATATGGCCCTATTTTTGCAGAGTCCCTTGGAGTCAGCATCAGCAAGGCGTCATATCTGGTGGCTATCAACTCGGGAGTCGGAGTCCTAGTAAGACCAGGTACCGGCTGGCTGGCAGACAGGTTCGGGTATTTGAACATGCTTATGATTGCTACTGCCGTGTACTGTCTGGCGACTTTCACACTTTGGCTCCCGGCAGCCACGGTGAGCAACGTGGGACTCTACATTGGCATGTGTGTCTTCCACGGGTTGGTCAATGGCGTTTTCCTCATTCTCATCAACACGGCGCAGAAGACGCTGTTCGGTGCGGAGATGTATTATCCCAAGTCTGGCGCGATGACTAGTATACGTGGCGTTGGTCTGGTCATCAGCGCACCTATAGCCGGCGCGCTGTTGCCGAGAAAATCCGCCTCGGACCTACAGGGACGCGACTTTACGGGGCTGATACTCTACACGGGATTAATGCTAATAGTCTCGCTGCTGGCTTTGGGGCATGTTCGATGGCTAGATGCGAAAAGGAACGGATGGAAGTTGGCGCGCTAGGCCGGGAGCGGGGCACTAGGATAGGCATGTTAATTGCGATGTCGGCGTTTTTTTAGTCTGTTGTTCTCTCCCTCCCCTATGTTTGTGAATTTGAATTTGGTTTTTGATTTGGTTTTGATAAGAGGGTCTAGGCGCCGAGTCCCGTGGATACGTATACACGTGTAGCACGACAGGCGGACACGTGCGTCTTGGCTGCGTAAGATGCTGTGTTGGTGCATGGTACATATAGACAGACGTTAGTTGTAGTCACGACGTTAGGTCGATAGCGAGACGGTTGAAAAACACGTTTGTCAAGCTTGGGGAAACTGAACGGAGCTGAAACAAATTGTGCGATGATAAGGGAGTATCTAGAGGAGATCGGAATTTCACCAAGGTTTAGCGAGACCTTCTCCGCCTGTTCCTGAATTCTTGGCGACGTCGATCGTCGGTTCCCAAATGGTGCTGACCGCCGAAAGCAGTTGGCTTGGTTAGGCCAATACACCCTCAGATGCGCGTTGCCGCTCACTGCACGAGCGCTGGTCCTGCAGGGCTCTCTGTACCTTCACCCTCACCTCTCCACGCGGCTTGGGTTTGACTAAAGCCGTCCCGCACCTGCACTAACCAAGGCCTTACACGCGCATTGACAGCTGCCGGACCACACTCCCTTAGCTGCAGTAGGCGCGTGCCAGAAGTTCCC encodes:
- a CDS encoding Major Facilitator Superfamily protein is translated as MSSYCVESARTTPPQSSVDDEKDPSTHAKVENAGEVVTRTQQWRILSSTCLVAITVIGLNQTFGVFQAYYGRQKSVQEGVLAGDDFLNRPLISTVGSMSSGGLVAAFGIFYYPYLPVLGCHVRSLCAAATAFVTLGFFGASMSHNLASIIGCQGTLVGIGSGILIYVLGPILPEYFPQRGGLAQGVMYASAALGGMIWSFALTGLLETVGIRWTLGSVALVNMVILGIASVLALPPRRFKKRSTHIIGWKTIRDPLFLSLAIVNLTQPLVLTLPMGYGPIFAESLGVSISKASYLVAINSGVGVLVRPGTGWLADRFGYLNMLMIATAVYCLATFTLWLPAATVSNVGLYIGMCVFHGLVNGVFLILINTAQKTLFGAEMYYPKSGAMTSIRGVGLVISAPIAGALLPRKSASDLQGRDFTGLILYTGLMLIVSLLALGHVRWLDAKRNGWKLAR